Within the Hypericibacter adhaerens genome, the region CTCTCGGGCGGCCAGCAGCAGCGGGTGGCGCTGGCCCGCGCGCTGGTGACGCGCCCGCGGGTCCTGCTGCTGGACGAGCCCCTGGGGGCCTTGGACAAGCGGCTGCGCCAGGAGATGCAGATCGAGCTCCGTCAGATCCAGCGGGAGGTCGGCATCACCACCATCTTCGTCACCCACGACCAGGAGGAAGCCCTCACGCTCTCCGACCGGATCGCGATCTTCAACGACGGCAAGGTGGTGCAGGTGGGAGCGCCCGGCGAGGTCTATGAGCGGCCGCGCTCGGCCTTCGCGGCCGGGTTCCTGGGCGACGCGAACCTGTTCCAGGGCGCGGTGCTGGAGAGCGGCACGGTCGAGGTCGGCAATCTCGGCATCCTCAGAACCGCCGATGCGCTGCCGGTCGCCGGAACGCATGTGATGCTCGCCGTCCGGCCGGAGAAGATCCAGGTCTGGGTCGAAGGCCTGGCGACGCCGGGCGCGGAGCTCAACCGCTTCAAGGGCCGGGTGCAGCGCGCCGTCTATGCCGGCACCAACCTGACCTACAAGATCGAGGTCGGCGGGCATATGGTGACCGTGTTCGAGCAGAACCGCGCGGCCCACCCGCTGCCGACGGGAACGGCGGTCAATGTCGGCTGGCTGCCGGTCCATAGCGTGCTGGTTTCCGCATGAGCGCGTTGGCACGGCCGCTGGGGCCATCGACGGTCCATGCCGTCATCGACATGCAGCGGCTGTTCATGGAAGGAACGGCCTGGGGCTCGCCCAACACGCGGCGCGTGGTGGCGCCCATCGCGCAACTCCTGAGCCATCGGCCGTCGGCCGCGATCTTCACCCGCTTCATCACGCCGCACCGTCGCGAGGATGCGCCCGGCGCCTGGGATCATTTCTACAGCCATTGGCCGGACGTGCTGCTCGAGAAGATGGATCCCGCGGTCCTGGATCTGGTGCCGGAACTGGGCGCTTTCGTGCCGCCCGGCGAGGTCTCGGACAAGATCACCTATTCCGCCTTCGCCGATGGCGATTTTGCCGAGCGGCTGCGCCGCCGCGGGGCCGATACGCTGGTCTTCAGCGGCGTCGAGACCGATGTCTGCGTGCTGCTCTCGGCGCTGGACGCGGTCGATCGCGGCTATCGCGTCATCATCGCGACTGACGCCGTGGCCAGCTCCGTCGACAAGGCCCATGAGGCGACGCTCGAGCATGTCTATCCGCGCTTCGATGCCCAGGTGGAGCTTGCCACCGTCGCCGAGATCATGGCGGCCTGGCAGCCGGCGGAAAGCCGGTCATGACAGCGAAGCTGGCGCCGGAACGGTCGGTCCTGCCCGCCCGCGACTGGAACAGCTGGGACAGCGTCTATCCGGCGGAGTTCTGGCATCTCTCGAGCGGCATCAAGCTGGGAATCGCCGCCTATGCCGGCAGCCGCAATCTGTTCACGCGGTTCCCACCCGGCGCTGGCGTGACGCTGGGGCCGCGCCGGGTCGATGGCAGCCGGATGGCTCTGACCTTGCGCCATGCCGGTACCGAGATCGAGCTCACGATCGACAAGCCGGGCGATCACCTGCTGCGGGGCCGCTGGCGCGCACTCAAGCTCGGCGAATGGGGCCTGCGGTTCTGGCTGCTGCTCTGCCTGCGCTGGGAGCCACCCGGGGAACTCGACGCGGTCCCGTGGCGCTACCAGCCGCAGGCCGGCCATCTGCAAGCCGAACGCGACGGTGTCCATGCCATGGCGTTGGCGGAGCGCGTGCCGCTGATGACGACGTTCCATGGCCAGGCGGATGCGGCGGCGCGCGACGGTTTCGCGGCGCTCAAGCAAGAGCTGGAGGCCCACGGTTATTTCTACCTGGCGTCCCAGGCCCCGGGCGGCCGGTTCGCCGTGATGCGGTTCAATCTCGAGGAGATGCCGCAATGCCGCTTCGCCGTGGGCGTCGGCAGCGATGCCTCGATGCTGGCAAGCCGGTTGAGCCAGGCGGTAACAGGCGCGGCGTTGCCGGAGCCGGAGGAGGCGATGCAGACGGGCGCCTTCGCCGGTGCGCTCGATGCGGTGCGCGATGTGGTGGGCTGGAACAGCGTCTGGGACCCGATCAACCGGCGGCCCTATACCAGTCTCAGCCGCAACTGGGTGGCGCAGAAGTTCGGCGGCTTCGGTGTCTGGCTCGACGACATCTTTTATCACGCGCTGATGGCGGGTGCCTTCGACGGCGAGGTGGCGCGCGAGAATCTCGAGACGGTGCTGGCGGGATCGCAGCCCGCGGGCAATCTGCCCTGCCTCTTGACCGGGAACGACGCCTGGGTCGACCGCTCGCAGCCGCCGATCGGCAGCTTCATCGTCTGGATGCTCTATCAGCGCCTGCGCGACCGGGGCTTGCTCACGCTGAGCTATCGGCGCCTTCTCGCCAACCATGACTGGTGGTGGCGCTTGCGCGACGGCAATGGCGACGGGTTGATGGAGTACGGCACCTCGCCGGTGGGCGGCGGCCTTTATCGCGGCACCAAGCTGGCGGCGAAGGACGAGTCGAGCATGGACAATTCGCCGACCCACGACGAGGCGACCTTCGATCCCGCGACGGGCACCCTCGATTGCGCCGATGTCGGGCTCAACAGCCTGCTGGCGCTCGATGGCGAGATGCTCGCGCTCATGGCGCGCGAGCTGGGCGAGGGGGCGGAGGCGGAACGGCTCGATCGGCGCGCGGCCGACTTGCGCGAGCGCATCGCCGAGCGCCTCTGGGACCCGGCCCGCCAGGTCTTCGCCAACCGGCTCTGGTCGGGCGCCTTCGTGAAGAGCCTCGCTCCCACCAGCTTCTATCCGCTGATTGCCGGCGCGGCGCGCCGGGAACAGGCCGCCGCCATGGTCCGGTTGCTGCAGGATGTCCGCAAGTTCGGGGGAACCTGGCTGCTGCCATCGGTGACCCGCGACGACCCGGCTTTCGACGACAATGTCTATTGGCGCGGGCGCATCTGGCCGCCGCTGAATTTCCTGGTCTGGCACGGCCTGCGCCGATACGGCTTCGATCGCGAGGCCAGCGCACTCGCCGAGAATGGCTGGCGCCTGTTCCAGGGCGAATGGCACCGGCATCGCCGCTGCCCGGAGAACTTCAACGCGGTCACGGGCGAGGCGATGGATCAGCCCGACACGGATTCCTTCTATGGATGGGGCGCGCTGATGCCGTGGCTGGCCGCGGCCGAGACCGTCGATTTCAATCCCTGGCATGGCTGGGAGATCGCGCATGGCGGTCAACCGTTCCGCCACGGGCGCTTCCTCTCGCCGGCAGGCCCCGCGCTCTTGTCGGGGCAAGGCGGGGTTCTGACGCTGTCGGTGAAGGGCGAGCCCGTGTTCGAAACCAACCTGCAGGGCCGTATCGGCGAGATCGAGCTGGAGGCCGGCGCGATCCGTTTGACCCTGCCGCCGATCGCTCGGGAAGGCTCCTGGATCGAGTTTCCCGCTCGCGCGATCGCGAGCGCCACGCTCGATGGCCGTCCCGTCACCGCCGCGGGCCGGCGCATCGTGCTGCTGCCGACGCGTGCCGCCCAGCGCCTGGAGGTGGGGATCGCATGATCCTCGTTTTCGGCTCGCTCAATGTCGATCTGGTGGTGCCGGTTGTGCGCCTGCCGGTTGTGGGCGAGACGGTGCTCGGCGAGGGCTATCGCGTGGCGGCGGGAGGGAAGGGTGCCAACCAGGCGCTGGCGGCACGGCGCGCCGGCGCCGATGTGCGAATGGTCGGCGCGGTGGGGCGCGACGGCTTTGCGCCGGTGGCGCTCTACGATCTGGCCGAAGCCGGCGTCGATCTCGAGGGCGTGACGTCGGTCGATGCGCCGACGGGCGCGGCCTTCATCGGCGTCGATGCGGAAGGTCGCAACCAGATCCTGGTCGCATCGGGCGCCAACCGGTTTGCCAGCGCCGAACAAGTGGAAGAGTCGTGGCTGCGGCCGCCGGGCCTGCTCCTGCTGCAGATGGAGGTGCCGCTGGCCGAGAACTGGGCGCTGCTGAAGCGCGCTCGCGCGGCTGGGCTGTCGACCATGCTCAATGTCGCGCCGGCGGGGCCCTTGCCCGAGGCGGTGCTGCCCTTGATCGACTGGCTTGTCGTCAACGAGGTCGAGGTGCTCGCCGTGGCCGCGGCGGCTGGACATCGCACCCAGGATCCGCAACGGGCGGGAAGGCTGCTGGCCGATGCCGGCGGGGCGGTCCTGGTCACCCTCGGCGCCAAGGGAGCCGTGGCGTTCGCGAAAGGAAAAGTCTGGCGGATCGAGGCCCTTCCTGTCGATCCCCTGGATACAACCGGCGCGGGTGACGCCTTTGTCGGGACCTTTGCCGCCGCGCTCGACTCGGGAAACGACCTCGCCTCCGCCATGGCGTGGGCGAGCGTTGCCGGCAGTCTGGCCTGTACGGTGGCCGGTGCCCAACCCAGTCTGCCCGATCGAGCCGCGATCGTCGCGCGCATCGACGAGATTGCACCGGCACAATGCTTATCATGGTGAAGTAGGGGCGCTTGGCCGCGACCGTCAAGGCCTATCCGCGTGAATTGTTTGAGCAGAGTTTGCGTTTTGTTGTCTTCTCGTGACCATGGCTCGGGCTATCATTGCCCATCGCCGCGAAGGCCCATCGCTTCTAACAACCGGTCAAGGCGAGCCGTCATTTCATCTGGTTTCCGTGACACAGTCACTCCGTCCGATTCCCTTCATTGATCTTCAAACGCAACGTGCCCGGCTCGGGCGGCGAATCGAGGAGCGTATCGAGCGCGTGCTCGCGCACGGCGCCTTCGTCATGGGGCCGGAGGTGCTCGAGCTCGAGCAACAGCTCGCCGGCTTCACCGGCGCGCGCCATTGCATCTCCTGCGCCAACGGTACCGACGCCTTGCAGATGGCGCTGCGCGCCCGCGAGATCGGGCCCGGCGATGCGGTCATCGTCCCGGCCTTCACCTTCGTGGCCGCGGCCGAGACGGTGTCGCTGGTGGGCGCGACGCCGGTGTTCGCCGATGTCCGCGAAGAGGATTTCAATCTCGATCCCGAGAGCATCCGGCCCGCGCTGGCGGCGGCCCGGGCCGCCGGATTGCGGCCGGCCGGAATCATCGCCGTCGATTTGTTCGGTCAGCCCGCCGACTATGGCCGGCTCGAGGCGATCGCCGAGGAGGAGGGACTCTTTCTCATCGCGGACGCGGCCCAGAGTTTCGGCAGCGCTCTCGACGGAAAGCGCGCCGGCCGCTTCGGCCATGTGACCGCCACAAGCTTCTTCCCGTCCAAGCCTCTCGGTTGCTACGGCGACGGCGGCGCGCTGTTCACCGACGATGACGAACTGGCCGCGATCCTGCGCAGCCTGCGGCAGCATGGGCAGGGCGAGGATCGCTACGACCACCAGCGCGTGGGCATCAATGGCCGGCTCGACAGCATCCAGGCGGCGGTGCTGCTGGCGAAGCTGGAGACGTTCGGCGAAGAGATCGTCGCCCGCCAGGAGGTCGCCGACGAATATGGCCGGGCCCTATCTGCTGTCGCGGCCGTACCGGTTTTACGAACCGGCGCGTCCTCGGTCTGGGCCCAATATACGATCCGCGTTCTCGAGCGCGATCGCGTCGCGGCGGCGTTGAAGGCGGACGGGATCCCGACCGCGATTCACTATCCGCGGCCCCTGCATCATCAGCCGGCCTACGCGGGTTCGCCCATTGCGGCGACCGGACTGGCGCGCAGCGAAAGACTGGCAGGCGAGGTGCTCAGCCTGCCGATGCATGCCTATCTGGATCTCGCGACGCAGGATCACATCGTGGCGTCGCTGCACAGGGCGGTGGGCGGCACCGGCCTGGGCCGGGCCGCATCGGGCTATCGCTAGGCCGCCGTTCCTAGACCCGTTTCGCCTAGATCAGGCCGGCGCCTTCTTCGTCGGCCGAGAACATGCCCGTGATCGGCGCCAGCGACGAGCGCAGCTTCTTGCGCCGGACGATCTTCTCCTGCGCCGCCTGCGGGAAGTCCGTCAGCAGGACGATCCGCTTCGCCATCAGGATGTCGATGAGGTCTTCATAGACGCGGATCATCTCCAGGTCGGAGCGATCGAACTCGCCGCGCAGGGCCTGGGCGGAGCCTTCGGGGGCGATGCCCGTCAGCCTGACGATGGAGGTGTTCTTGTCGGCGTCCTTCATGTGCGGCGATCTCCTTGTGAGGCGCGCATATTAGCAGGACCGTGTCGTTAACATTTCACCAACCAGCAGTACGGGCAGTACCGCTTTCCAACTGACAGGAAAGAAACCGCACACTATGATGTGGGCCTTGTCGAGGGGCCCATGCGACATCGAATTGTTCAATTTGAAGGCCGGCGCTATTCCGTGAAGCTCGAGCCGATCTGGTGGGAGCGGCTCGAGGACCTGTCGCAGCAGCAGGGCTTGCGGCTCAATCAGCTCATCGGCCATGTCGCGCGCGGCGCCACGGAAGAGGTCAATCTCACCGCGGCGATCAGATCCTACTGCCTTTCCAAGACATTGGAGCAGTTAAATCGAGTTGAGGGCGAGCTGGAGGAGCGCAGCCTGACCAACCAGGGGGTGCCCCTGGGCCTGATCGTCGATGCCTGCCCGAGCCCGACCCTGATGGTCTCCCACAACCAGTCGATCCAACGCGCCAACCAGGCGGCCGTGCAATGGCTGGGCGTCGACGCGACCGCCCTCATCGGCCGCATGATCGGCCACTACATCCAGATTAAATCTCAGATACCGCTGGATAAAATATTGCAGGAATTTGAGAATGGGGCGCACCACGTCTACCAGGGGCGGATCGTGTATCTGCGCCCGGGGCGGGTGGTGACGGCGCGGGCCAATATCTGCCCGGGGGTGATCGACCCGGTCGGGGGGTCCTCCTTCCTCATCCTGGTCGACCGGGGACCTGGTTAACGGCCCCGGCACGGGACCTGTCCCCGC harbors:
- a CDS encoding DegT/DnrJ/EryC1/StrS family aminotransferase, producing the protein MLAHGAFVMGPEVLELEQQLAGFTGARHCISCANGTDALQMALRAREIGPGDAVIVPAFTFVAAAETVSLVGATPVFADVREEDFNLDPESIRPALAAARAAGLRPAGIIAVDLFGQPADYGRLEAIAEEEGLFLIADAAQSFGSALDGKRAGRFGHVTATSFFPSKPLGCYGDGGALFTDDDELAAILRSLRQHGQGEDRYDHQRVGINGRLDSIQAAVLLAKLETFGEEIVARQEVADEYGRALSAVAAVPVLRTGASSVWAQYTIRVLERDRVAAALKADGIPTAIHYPRPLHHQPAYAGSPIAATGLARSERLAGEVLSLPMHAYLDLATQDHIVASLHRAVGGTGLGRAASGYR
- a CDS encoding ABC transporter ATP-binding protein yields the protein MSTVDVIGAVKRYGRVAALDEVSIRFAEGEFFGLIGPSGSGKTTLLRAIAGFADLDAGEIRIDNQPVGDRPPHKRDIGMVFQNYALFPHLTVFDNIAFGLSVRGRSREMMRKEVSAMLDLVRLSGFEARKPRQLSGGQQQRVALARALVTRPRVLLLDEPLGALDKRLRQEMQIELRQIQREVGITTIFVTHDQEEALTLSDRIAIFNDGKVVQVGAPGEVYERPRSAFAAGFLGDANLFQGAVLESGTVEVGNLGILRTADALPVAGTHVMLAVRPEKIQVWVEGLATPGAELNRFKGRVQRAVYAGTNLTYKIEVGGHMVTVFEQNRAAHPLPTGTAVNVGWLPVHSVLVSA
- a CDS encoding cysteine hydrolase family protein, with the translated sequence MSALARPLGPSTVHAVIDMQRLFMEGTAWGSPNTRRVVAPIAQLLSHRPSAAIFTRFITPHRREDAPGAWDHFYSHWPDVLLEKMDPAVLDLVPELGAFVPPGEVSDKITYSAFADGDFAERLRRRGADTLVFSGVETDVCVLLSALDAVDRGYRVIIATDAVASSVDKAHEATLEHVYPRFDAQVELATVAEIMAAWQPAESRS
- a CDS encoding ribbon-helix-helix domain-containing protein, with protein sequence MKLEPIWWERLEDLSQQQGLRLNQLIGHVARGATEEVNLTAAIRSYCLSKTLEQLNRVEGELEERSLTNQGVPLGLIVDACPSPTLMVSHNQSIQRANQAAVQWLGVDATALIGRMIGHYIQIKSQIPLDKILQEFENGAHHVYQGRIVYLRPGRVVTARANICPGVIDPVGGSSFLILVDRGPG
- a CDS encoding ribokinase; translation: MILVFGSLNVDLVVPVVRLPVVGETVLGEGYRVAAGGKGANQALAARRAGADVRMVGAVGRDGFAPVALYDLAEAGVDLEGVTSVDAPTGAAFIGVDAEGRNQILVASGANRFASAEQVEESWLRPPGLLLLQMEVPLAENWALLKRARAAGLSTMLNVAPAGPLPEAVLPLIDWLVVNEVEVLAVAAAAGHRTQDPQRAGRLLADAGGAVLVTLGAKGAVAFAKGKVWRIEALPVDPLDTTGAGDAFVGTFAAALDSGNDLASAMAWASVAGSLACTVAGAQPSLPDRAAIVARIDEIAPAQCLSW
- a CDS encoding MGH1-like glycoside hydrolase domain-containing protein, which produces MTAKLAPERSVLPARDWNSWDSVYPAEFWHLSSGIKLGIAAYAGSRNLFTRFPPGAGVTLGPRRVDGSRMALTLRHAGTEIELTIDKPGDHLLRGRWRALKLGEWGLRFWLLLCLRWEPPGELDAVPWRYQPQAGHLQAERDGVHAMALAERVPLMTTFHGQADAAARDGFAALKQELEAHGYFYLASQAPGGRFAVMRFNLEEMPQCRFAVGVGSDASMLASRLSQAVTGAALPEPEEAMQTGAFAGALDAVRDVVGWNSVWDPINRRPYTSLSRNWVAQKFGGFGVWLDDIFYHALMAGAFDGEVARENLETVLAGSQPAGNLPCLLTGNDAWVDRSQPPIGSFIVWMLYQRLRDRGLLTLSYRRLLANHDWWWRLRDGNGDGLMEYGTSPVGGGLYRGTKLAAKDESSMDNSPTHDEATFDPATGTLDCADVGLNSLLALDGEMLALMARELGEGAEAERLDRRAADLRERIAERLWDPARQVFANRLWSGAFVKSLAPTSFYPLIAGAARREQAAAMVRLLQDVRKFGGTWLLPSVTRDDPAFDDNVYWRGRIWPPLNFLVWHGLRRYGFDREASALAENGWRLFQGEWHRHRRCPENFNAVTGEAMDQPDTDSFYGWGALMPWLAAAETVDFNPWHGWEIAHGGQPFRHGRFLSPAGPALLSGQGGVLTLSVKGEPVFETNLQGRIGEIELEAGAIRLTLPPIAREGSWIEFPARAIASATLDGRPVTAAGRRIVLLPTRAAQRLEVGIA